DNA sequence from the Liolophura sinensis isolate JHLJ2023 chromosome 1, CUHK_Ljap_v2, whole genome shotgun sequence genome:
tgtagtcataatATATGTGCATGAGGAAGTGCTAGGACACATTCATATGATCACCAGTGCGCATGTGTATCCAAAAGAACACAAGTGACATGGAGTTTCTTTTATGCCTAGAAAACTAATATTTAAACTTTCTGAATCTGGAGGCTTAGATCACCTGACTCAGATCAATAGACagttttaatggatatttgGTGAGATTTCCAATAGCCAGTGACTATTACAGCTTATTGGAGTCTAGTGGCCGTAGTTGTAGGGtcccttatatttatttagttgattggtattttacgccgtactgaagaatatttcatttacacgacggcggcaagcattgtgatgggaggaaacagagcagagcccaggagaagcccacgaccatccgcaggttgctgagagacctttaGTATGAGCTGGGCCGATTCCATGAAGCCATTTTTAGCTTAAGTCAAAATATGATCTAAGAGTTTTTTGGGGGCTTTAGAAATCAGAATTTCAGTCAACCTTATCAATATTATCTCATACAAATCTTTCCAAAGTTCAACTTTCTGTActaaaaactaagcattgtaaagacGTTTTAACTTTTGACTTAGATCAGAAATGGCTTCTGTGGAATCGGCCCTTGAACTTGagctcacggcgaccgcattggtgagaggcccctgtgtcattgcgccgtgctgtgCACTTTCAAGTATGCCGTGCATATTACCAGAAGTGTGTAAATAGAGGGAACATTATCGGTACGTACTGCCAGACGCACATTTTAATAGAAAGAAGTATTCCATTGCGTCCCACGGCAGTTCGCGTATCTCTTGACCTTCCAGTCTGATTGGTCACTGCAGCAATGTTACCAAAATAGATAATACTACAGTGATGAATTAtcgaaaataatatttcatgttcttgttaaaagacaaaacagcaCTTGGCTAAgaaatatttcaatcaaaagcaggatactcaGTCTTTCGAAAAAGTAATATTATTTAATGagatttaaattattttaagactttattatttaatgagatttcaccgaataacatgtagaacaaaatggcaatactgcacaaatggctggtgtgggTCGAGGCAGCATAGCCTTTATcgattcactccatgaagtgacatatgattacacagaactactgcataagtcatcattttgagatcatttacacGATTTAGTTACCTGTAGCccaaagggccatttcacaaagtgttatgAGGCAGCTTGTATCATTTATGGACCACTGCAGGCGTAAAATTAGTTAATTTACACGCCATATAATATTCAGCGACgttatcacaaattatgtcagacagcagcacACCGTCTCGgaccaaaccgcattcatctccccaaatataTTTTTAGTCGTTGACTTTaacgtttagtcagcagtttctaaataacacaTATTAGAATCAGAACAAAGTTCATTTATGGATGCCGAAGGTTtttgggaatgagaagacggcatcccACCAAACAacgtttaaaattaaataaagtttgtgatacaattttttctctgaatgtaTTACAACTGAAGACTTTAAATTTGCTTTTTCGTATTTCACGCATAgattggatgtttttttttctgttttcttttaaaaaataaagtacaACTATTGAAACAACGTGTTCAAGCCGAAGTGCTTTCTCCGTCGtgcgcgataactaggtcagcactgctttcatcttagaagccgcCGCTACAAAATCAAAGCATAAAATCCACCGACAGTCGAATggctagatcagcctcagtggtgctttgattaattttcatttgattcAGAATCGAGCATGAGTCTAGTTATACAACAAccatattgtaattttgtaaacatttaataggagTCAGAAACACCAACATAACCCCTCCGAAGGCTACGACCTGGACCAGTAATACCCCGGTTGTGCGTCTGCAGCTAGGCTTTTTAAACGGGATGGCGGGAGTTCCTGATAAATGATCTAGTAGGCCTACCGTATCAACAGTGCAAACAATGGAAGAAATAGTCTCCCCGTATGTCCATTTTTGAGAAAACTATATGTATCTCTTGAgtcttcatcgccgaagtcaacaatttttatctgccataggctactgcttagactattatacgaAAAACACCTTGGACTTGATGTCACCTTACTTTCGATAACGGAGTCGTGCTGAAGCCGTGTCAAGACGaggtttcactaaacttttactggataaaaaaaaatctaaaaaaaatatttaatcccggtttaagatactttgaatggtagtttttcagtggacataaacataagtcaggtgctgtctttcatgTCAACTCACTGGACTGTGCGGGCCCCAGACGTAAAGTTGGTTCTTTTGGCAAACAGATTCGCACGATTGATTATTTACAAGTTGTACTGAGTTTTAGTTTCTTCGGTTCGGCCATTTTCCTCTTCACGTTCTTATCAGTATGCTTCGAGACGCATGTTCAGTGTGCGTTGGAGTACTTAGCTTCTATTTTCATGTACTTTTGATAAAATCGAACTCGgttttgaaataaatcaaacaacagGATTTCCGTATGTTAATGATGTTCTTTCTTTTTATCCATACCATGTAATATTAAATTTTTACGCTAGGAAGATGTCAGCAGTTCCACTGTAAACTAGTTTCGCCGAGAACGCGCAGTTTTTTGAGCGTTaagttgaacaacaatcaaatgaaggTTTTGACCTTCTGTGCCAGTATTCTGTAATACACTGAGCCTCTAAGGCATGGTATTTCTGAAAGTCGGCATGAGCTATAAAGAGGACAAAGATAAAATGTTCGGTCACGGAAATATAAATAATCGACtttatgaaaatgacatgaGACGCGAAGCCAGTTGGAAAATGATTGATTGTAAGAATTACACGGAGAATAAGATGTTCGTCTTACCTTTTTCAAAACGACATAACCGTCTATCTGAAATGTCTAAGCCATGTAACCTACACCGTCAAAAGAAGCTACTAAAACCTTACTGCAACCAGATGGTACAAAGGCGTGACGtattttttgtgacgtcatgagaATTTATCACGACAAGGCAGCTTCATACGTTCCATTTCGATTGCTTACGTCAAATTAGTGACGTACTTCATTATGACGTTTCAGATAGCACGAGCAAACAATCCGTCACACTTAGTTCATTATGACGTTCCAGATAACAAGAGTAGCTGCATGATAATATAGGGCCTATCATGGAAAACGCTCAAAATtctattttatgattttatgataATTACCATGGTGGCGTTATGACAACAGGACCCAGCACAGACTATCTTGTATGTGGCTAGGTGCAATCCAGTGTTCATTTACGAAAAAAATGTAGGAGTAACgataaaattgatttacaaaagCTTGAGAAGGTGACCTCGCTTCACTTCGTTCAGGACATACGTTGCCATGACATTGGCAATAAGCATAACCCATGACGCCCTTAATTGAGGTACCAGGTCCTATTTAGCTTTCCAGAGCGCTTGGGATTGATAAACGTAACTATTATAGCAACATAAATACAGCATTAATGTAATAGGAAAACCGTGGACGGGCTAAACAAAAGGGTCATAATCGCACTAGAACATATCGTGTTCTCCTGTGACGTTGTAATGCTTGTGTACTATCTagatgttttatgagcacacatacaaacataaaCAACCGTAACaaggaaatgaacaacatttgGTTTGAACCTCTCCGTTACAGGCAGAAATTAGTTTTACGAGTTTCACCTTTTTTTCGCTACCTTTAAACTACTTTAAGACATTCTCCCCATCTCTTCtccataaaaaatgaaaagaatggAACTAAGAACGTGCAAACAATGggtcatgaagcttacttactGTTTAACTCTGTTAactgcactttatatctctacaacatacgtggTTACGGTAGTTCAGAGCTTACGTACTTTGGAAAGTGCACTTCATAAAACCGAGGTCATATTTCCCATTATTATATGCTCTACAGCGTGTGTCGGTAATGCTTGCAGTTCATTGGTCGAAATGGGTGTCACGTTTCAGGAACTAAAAGACACGTCAACATGTCAAAGATGTACGCTGCAAAAACATGTTTGctgtaatccttcagtaattaatacttcatatcacctagttataCGTGAATAGTAAAGAGCATAACATaataattaacacaaatgtatccgTTACATCGGCGAcaagccaaacttcgctaacggtcattttcattttgagtCGGCCGCACCCGGCATCGTCCGGAAAAAGATCAACTCGTGGAATGATTGAAACCAACGAGATGAACACCATCTAAAGGGCGGTTGACAGTTTTTGGGCCATAACTTTAAttttgggcttttttttttggatataaTCTATAATcttatattgtgaaaaaagatgGTCTTCATTTTGGAAAGACCAGACGAGTCCACCCTAGCAACCGATTCATGTGACTTCAGAATGGCGGCTTGCGAAGTTTTGATGCTGTCCGAGTGGATGCGTTgcttatatttgtgttattggcGATGTTGTGGCCtttattattcccacataatgaggtgatttgaattcagaattactttaagatcacggGACACCTTTTTTTGTGGCATACAGCATTGGCACTTTGGAGACAGGaacgagttccaggttagtgaatgtaacagttcagaacggttaatgtggaagctaagctgagAACGTGGCTAACCGATTTCAGGGCTATCTCAGAGAAGACAATGATATCCTCTaaggaaaacaaacacaacGAAATAGATTAGCTTTCTTCGACACAAATATGCTGACGTGACCAGGTTGTCAGACTGCTAGCtatggttttttttaaattcagtttataATAGGCCTTACAtattactgattttattttgtgaatgcaGATCAGCTGATTTCAAACCACATTTCTTTGTTCTCCagttgagaatatttcaccggCTACAACATGAAGTAAATGCCGTGACCTATTGGAACGTATCTGGACACAATATTATAACACAGAACCGATGTCATCTTGTAGTTTTTCTCGATTTAAATAAGTCCGGTTTTGAATGTTTTGGTAATGATGAGTTTCGAAGTCTAGGGACGTCTCCGCTCACACTGTGACGTAAGCGAGAGTCTACAAACTGTCCATTGTGCATGGTTGTTAACCTAAAATTTCTATCATAGCCGGTGTTGTCCTCATGGTCTCCGGATGAATGACGTAGTTTAACACGTCTCTCCGGTGGCATTGTTGACAATATGTCAGCACCTGCAACATTATATTGAACATTAAGTCAAATATTTGGTCTACCTCAAATAGTAAACTTGTTGGTAAAAAGAGTACGGTCTTAAAATTGTTTCTGACACTGTAGTTCTCCTTTTTCAGTTTGcctgttatttatttttctttgtacGTCCAGTATAGACAACAATACACCTTTTTAAATTACACCTTTCACAATAATAACAATGTATGCTTCAGGCGtgattcagatttatttatttatatttatttataggtgtttacgccttgctcaaaaatatttcacttatacgaccgcggccagcattatcctgggaggaaaccaagcagagcccaggggaaacccacgatcatccgcagttTGCTTCAAGATCACCCAACgtgtggctggagaggaagccaacacgaATTGGGCGCTATTCAGATGCGATGGGCATAAATGCACGACTGAAATGTTGAATGTGCAATTAAGTGTGAAAAGAACACGTGTGCGGATTCAAAACGTTCAATGATCTACCTGAAATTGAATGCTCGTTGAATAACACTGAATTCCGCTGAAGGTTCCCTGTTGTGGCACCGTGCATCGTTTGTCTCTTGTGCGCCGCCTGTAGCAGTCGTTCTTCAGCCAGAGACGCTGGTTCCCGTAATAAATTCCCACCTAGGGGCTTTTCTATCGGCGGTAAAACGTTCAAACGTTCAGACTTTCGTTGCATGGAGAAAGTATCACCTTTAGCTGTTTTTGGAAAGGTACCAAAGTGTTGTCTAGAATTCGGTTCTATGGGTGAGTACAGCAAACCTTCTGCTAGACCATTATCTTGCCCTTGTTTACCAGATCTCCCACCTCCATACGCGGAGTTGGGTGGCACTGGCGGTTCAGGCAAACTACCGTACCCACGGAGCAGCTTCAAGGCTCTGTCGAATGATTCGTCGTCGACGCCACTAAGGAAGGAAACTATGTCGTTGCACTGGCTGCCTTTTGTGGGGTGAGTTTTAGCACCGTCTGCTGTAGTAATCATGTCTTGGAAATTTGGAAGAAACTTCTGAAGATTCAAAATATGTTCCATCACAGATTCGGCATTTTCTGCCCAGGACATCATTTTACCACATTTGTGGCACAAATGGTCTGATGGTAGATAACTGACCTCTGGAGATCTTTCCTCTCCTTTCTGGAGTTTCGGATCGGCTTCTAATTTAATTGTGCAGCGTTTGCAAATTTTATACGAGTCATCTAGGTTACAATTAATGGCAACGTTATCATCGGGCTGCAGTTGGCCATTTGCATATGATTGCTTTGAAACCTTGTCCGCCATTTGCTTTCTGTCCCCACCATTGAGAATAGCACACCCGATTCCACTGACAGTTTGATTTTGTTGGAACGTATTTGTGAATGAAGTATTGTTGTAATCTTGAGAAGCCAAGGCAACGACGTGGTTTATATCTTCATGGACCGGAGAGGGTTTTCGTGGTTCGGGAATTCCCATGCCATTGCTTTCATGACCTCCGTGACCTTCGTTACCTGAACCTGGGGACTCCACATCCGTACTTCGACCACCGTCACCGGGGAAACCCAAGCCTTTTTCCAACCTGCCAACTAACAAGTCATGCATGGCCGCGAAGGAGTTTGGTTTCCGGTTTTGGATGGCCCGCCGCAGCTCCTTCTCTGGGGTTTTCATTATCCTCGATATGTACTCAACCACATCCTCGGAGACTGTTCGACGCCCGCAGCCTTGTACTGCCCCTACCCTCTGGACGGGTTCGGTGTACCCCTCTGTTAGCCAAGGGTTCGTCACAATCTCCCCCACAGTAATTCGTGTAGTGTCCCGAGGGTCTAACATACGCTGAATCAACTCTTGACAACCTGCGATAAAAACAGTACTTCACGTGTACGTATCTGTTAACAATATAAACAACTACCGCAATTTTCTcctaatttttaaaattaatcttGATGAGCATTTTATTTAGTTAAAGCAAACGTTTACTCTCCGTTCCATGCTTCGTGGAAGATTGTATGACTGACTTAATGAATATTTTTGCTCGTAAGAAATTCTGGCTTCTGAAAAATTTCTGTATTCCATTCTATTGCTTGATTTGTGCCCTCTTCATTGTCAGATTATGAGATTCGGAAGTGTTATCTAGTAGTTTAATCATAAGCTTCTTGTGTACCCATAAAAGGTTGCTACACttgacatattaaaaaaaagtcaaaagacCGAGTGTATGTTCAACGGGAATATTTAATAGAAGCCTctgtaaatgatttttttttatagtttctAAAGTTACACCCCCAGGGACAGCGTAAAGACAGTGTTGCATGCGAATGTGAATCCAAATTCAATGTTTTTAATTGCCCTATACCTGAAGATAAAGTGTCTGGCACAGAACACCCTCTTAACATAGCGGCGTAGAGTCTTGTCAAGTTGTATGGCTGTGTGGTCTCAAAAGGGATCCGCCCTGTCAGCATGACGAACATGTTCACTCCTCTTGAACAACAGTATAAAACATAACACATGGTTATAACAAGTAAAATCCACCTTTACGAATTGTCCGTCAAGAACACACTCTTGACCATTTATAATCGATGTTGCCGAAAGTAGGACAACGGGGTCACagacattggttacaaatgttcagtctctctgtgacgtcacaattgctttcattttcatttgctttGGGGTGAAAAGTAACGTCATCACGCGAGAGAGTGGGGGGACATTGGACGTGTGGGATCTATCCATTACTCACAGGCATACTAAAACAAGACCGTGGGACGTTTCATATTGATTTCGAGTCTTGTACGCTATGCCCAGCGGCAAATTTCACacggcacataatttataactcGACACAGCTCATTTTGAATTTAATGTCAAACAAAGCCTGCGTTTCtaacaaaaaaattcatgtaCGTTTGTATCTTAACACATGTAAACTCAGTcactataaaaaaaagaatagttatttatgtataccggtatttatttatttcattgacacAGTGCTCAAGATTTCTCGAGTACTTCCGACAGATTcctggcaaacctcctgacttaaatcCGCAGCCAAAGTTGCGAGCGCTagacgagaaaaaaaaacgtgttaAATTGTTTGTACTTACAAACTCCAAATGTCGACTGGCGGTCCATACTTCCGTTTACTGAACACTTCCGGCGCAGTGAATGCTGGGGAACCACACTGCGTTGTCAGAGTCTGGTCACCCTCACAGAAGTTCCCCAGTCCAAAATCTACAGTTAATAAAGTGTAAACATTATAAAATATGGGCTGATCATTAGCAGCCAGCCTATTTAAAGAGatgcttaaatatatgtatactaacAACATGCATCTAAACATCAAATTCAATCTTTATTAGCTGATTGCTGTTTAATTCTATACTCATGAATTCATTTTATGTGTACGATGGAGATCAGATTTATGGGGGATGGAACCTGAGTGCTCggggtaaaccatcaacctctgtcaagttattgacgaactttcgAACGGGAAGGCTGCCACGCAGAATTTAAAGTGATAATAAAGGCTAATTGTAACTTACCGATAACCTTAACGTTCATTTGGCCATCTAGGAGCAGGTTGTCCACTTTGATATCCCTGCAAGAAGAAAAAGTAGGAAGAACTACATGAAATCCGTACCTCTACCCTTCCTTGTTGAAAGGGTAAATCGACTTATACTGATTGAGTACTGCTAGATACATCTGCTGTAAGAAAATCGGTCTCTTAAATCCGAATtgagaaaataaatactttaagCGGACAATCATCTGTAACTTAACAATTGTTgcgatttttttcttctcttacGTAAAAAATTCTTCCTTGCTCAACACCATGAACAAGATCATATGAACACTCGGTTTCAGACCCTGTTCATACATTTTTGTTAAACTGGCGTAATATCTTTTTTTCACActatatgtgttgtttttttttactatatgGGCCTACTTGTCCGGTGCAATGGTTGAAATTAAAGCAATTAAAAAAAGGAAGGGGCACAAATACTGttactgaaaaaatgtaagtaAAACTGATTACAGGTTGTTGATCCTTTTGGTCTTTAATTTGGTTTGTCACAATGAGTTTTCTTATAGTACAGTGGAAAACCATTTCCGCCTACAGTAATTCGGGTCCAATCTGTGtagtattttgtgtatttttgccaTTGCGATGAGGATTTATGGGCAAACTGGTGACGTAGTGCCCATGTATTATCAGAGAACACACATGGTCAGTTCAGCTTGGACACCATTCCATTGAAAAAGGAACCCTGACATTTCTGCGAAAgtttcaagaatatatcaccaTGGATTTGCTTCTTACCTGTGGACGATCCCTGACTGGTGGATGTGATCCACAGCCGACACAAGCTGACGCATGAACTTTCGGGTTTCAACTTCACTTAGACGTTTTCTGTTAACAAGGCATGAAATAACAATACGATATTTGTACGATAAATGATTTACCGAATGGCGATCATTATGGGGACTGTCTGACGGTAGAGTAAGTAGCACTGTCTAAGATCGTTTATCGCCCTTATAGCAGCACGGAAATTATTGCAGTGCAAAAATTGTAAGAAACAAGTCTTACTTTAGCTTTTTTGTATACGTCTCTGTAATTTCTCGTGATACATGATCGCGCCAACATTAATTCTTTGGTCCTAacctctccgacaaatacttcaCAAACTCCCCACCCGCCGCCAGTTCTAGCACCATGTAGTAGCCATTCTCCGTCTCCATGACCTCGTAGAGGTGAATGATGTTCGGATGACATAACTTCTGCAGCATCAGCGCTTCGCGGCGGAGGTTCTTCCGTAAATAGTCCCGAAGTGAGATGGCTTTCTTTGTTATCACTTTCACAGCAACCTGTAATGGCGccatttatttgttgattaatTAAAttgttgattgactgattgattggttgattggttgtaGGTTTCGTTAGCGGCTCCATTAACCATTTTCATGCTTATACGTTTATTCCTTTACAACGCACAATATACTGTTGCCCGAAGATGTCCGAAGCAAAGAAGAACAAGAACGTGCGTTATTTAAGGTTTGATACAAACTAATGgttgctggattcgaactcctGTTCCTATCTTATACACCTTCAATATCCTCACAATTACACATAAAGGCGAACCTTTGTAGTATAACTCAGCTAGCCTTCCAAGGTTTGTCTATCATTATTTCTCGGTACCCCAATTGATTATAGCACAAGAGATTACTTATAATCTCCCTATCAAATACCACCGTGCAACCCTAGCCTTCTATTCTGTGTGGAGCTTAGTGACAGATATATTTCAGTAACACCGCTCAAAGATATCACGTGAACTTTGATGTGAGGCCAATCTAACCATTGCAGTCCTCTCGGAATCGTCTATATAATCATAGGCATTTACGCTCTTTCTGATATACATGGACTATATATCAGTATAAACACTACATCTCAGAGTACAACGAGAGCAGTGACGACTGTGAGATAGTTAGCAAACcgtcatacgtaaccggtgaaatacggcctcttgtcagtttatctcagttactgttttattttaactgttcatgtaaatgcataaaaagtgTCAACTTATGTGCCCTTTAGCAGTACGACGTAAACAGAATTAAGTAGAAAAAGTACACTGATGTTAATGGAAATCCATTAGAGGTTGCTAgaggtctagaattactaaaaatgctggGTCGCCAccacatttataaatgtaaagaCATGGTTCTCTCTTTTTCAATATTCTTCACTAAACACgaatcaagaaataaattttttttgccATATCTGCGTTATAAATAACACGAATATGGGTTAACGATATGTCCACTATTTGAGCAGAGGGATGCAGATTCAGTAAGAACTTGTcatctgacatttatttgtttatgtcgTATCGATTAAATCATGTGAAATTGCTATCGTGCTAGGCATGTGTTTCAAAGCTCTaacatttatgcatatatatattacagCAATGAAAGAATTTTGAAAAGTGAGCAGGATCATAAACCTCcccagtttatttttaccacGTTATAAACCCGGTGTTAAAGTCAGATCAGTGGAATTTATTGGTATTAAATTTAGATAGTTaagatgtatacatacaaatataggCATTTGTGACCAATAAGGCAATAAGAAAGTCTGCATGGACTACatctggttaaaaaaaaacatatggtaTTTAGGCACACCAACACATTTGTAGAGATTTTAATTCAGGTTGAGTTCAAGCACTTAGTCTTAGAATGAATAAATCCATCTGGAAAATTCAACAATAAATAACCCACTTAAGCTTACAGGCGTTGGCTTTGTGCCCTGACACCACCCCAAATACGTGACTTAGAATTTGAATGACCTTCTATTGTACTGCAAGCCTTAACTGCATTTCGGGAGCCAGATATAGCCCTTTGAAATACTCATGACTCTTTGTAAACTGACCCACTGACAAATTCACTGCCTATTTCAGTGCTGGGTGTAGTGTTATAAGAAAGTCATTAGAAGATGCCTTGACCCGTCTTACCTTCTCCTTGGCGAATATATGCGAGGCCAGCCGGACTTTGCCGAAAGAACCCCCGCCAAGGGTACGTTCCAAAAGGTAATTCCCCaccttctttctttttttcatcgGATGAGAAATCTGGTTTCAAGTTCTCTAATTCACGGAATGTTTTGTCTAATGCTGTCATATTGTTAGCCTTGCTTGGtgtcatttgttacattttgtaccCAGCGTTCCCTGCCGAGGTCGATGGTTACAGACAGTccgttgtcgttgttgttgcttcCCCCAGTCAGTTTTAGagactttttcatttaaaacaacACGTGACTCATATCGATCCGATTCTGCTATAAATTCCAATTACCAATTATACCGATAAGCTTTTTGTCCTTGTAAAGTAGGGATTTTTATCACCACTCATCGATTTCGAGTCAAATGTCCACCAGTATTTGTCGACTTCCGATCAATAAAATGTCAGAGATATGGACCACTTTGTAGATTAACGCTTCCACTAGAGTCTAGATTGACACACTGTATAGGCCATCAAATCACACCCGACAAAACACGTTTGCCCGCGTATAGGTTATGTGTCCAGAAA
Encoded proteins:
- the LOC135462388 gene encoding hormonally up-regulated neu tumor-associated kinase-like, translated to MKKRKKVGNYLLERTLGGGSFGKVRLASHIFAKEKVAVKVITKKAISLRDYLRKNLRREALMLQKLCHPNIIHLYEVMETENGYYMVLELAAGGEFVKYLSERKRLSEVETRKFMRQLVSAVDHIHQSGIVHRDIKVDNLLLDGQMNVKVIDFGLGNFCEGDQTLTTQCGSPAFTAPEVFSKRKYGPPVDIWSLGVNMFVMLTGRIPFETTQPYNLTRLYAAMLRGCSVPDTLSSGCQELIQRMLDPRDTTRITVGEIVTNPWLTEGYTEPVQRVGAVQGCGRRTVSEDVVEYISRIMKTPEKELRRAIQNRKPNSFAAMHDLLVGRLEKGLGFPGDGGRSTDVESPGSGNEGHGGHESNGMGIPEPRKPSPVHEDINHVVALASQDYNNTSFTNTFQQNQTVSGIGCAILNGGDRK
- the LOC135462181 gene encoding uncharacterized protein LOC135462181, producing the protein MMSWAENAESVMEHILNLQKFLPNFQDMITTADGAKTHPTKGSQCNDIVSFLSGVDDESFDRALKLLRGYGSLPEPPVPPNSAYGGGRSGKQGQDNGLAEGLLYSPIEPNSRQHFGTFPKTAKGDTFSMQRKSERLNVLPPIEKPLGGNLLREPASLAEERLLQAAHKRQTMHGATTGNLQRNSVLFNEHSISGADILSTMPPERRVKLRHSSGDHEDNTGYDRNFRLTTMHNGQFVDSRLRHSVSGDVPRLRNSSLPKHSKPDLFKSRKTTR